Proteins from one Streptomyces sp. NBC_00289 genomic window:
- a CDS encoding glycerophosphodiester phosphodiesterase, producing the protein MSDKQNVTAVAHRGDPYRVRENTLDSVRSALRRGADAVEVDVRLTRDGVPVLLHDATLKRLWELDRPLLSLSADEVRGLTGGGVPTLAEALAATDGTRLMLDLPGTPGLRAVRRVVDVVRECGAEDRVYYCADAPAMLAVRAADPAAEIALTWKSLAPPRPALLAAVRPRWLNYRFGLVDRDLADRVHRDGCLLSVWTPDTRRSMLRLLDAGVDSITTNRVDVLHALRAGGTGSGR; encoded by the coding sequence ATGAGCGACAAGCAGAACGTGACCGCCGTCGCCCACCGCGGCGACCCCTACCGCGTCCGGGAGAACACCCTCGACTCCGTGCGTTCCGCGCTCCGCCGGGGCGCGGACGCGGTCGAGGTCGACGTACGGCTCACCCGAGACGGCGTGCCCGTGCTGCTGCACGACGCGACCCTGAAGCGGCTGTGGGAGCTGGACCGGCCGCTGCTCTCGCTGTCGGCGGACGAGGTGCGCGGGCTGACCGGGGGCGGAGTCCCGACGCTGGCCGAGGCGCTGGCCGCGACCGACGGAACCCGGCTGATGCTCGACCTGCCGGGCACGCCCGGACTGCGGGCGGTGCGCCGCGTCGTGGACGTCGTGCGCGAGTGCGGGGCCGAGGACCGTGTGTACTACTGCGCGGACGCCCCGGCCATGCTCGCCGTACGCGCGGCCGACCCGGCCGCCGAGATCGCGCTGACCTGGAAGTCGCTGGCGCCGCCGCGGCCCGCGCTGCTGGCGGCGGTGCGGCCGCGGTGGCTCAACTACCGCTTCGGCCTGGTGGACCGCGATCTCGCCGACCGTGTCCACCGCGACGGCTGCCTGCTCTCCGTCTGGACGCCGGACACCCGCCGCTCGATGCTCCGGCTTCTCGACGCGGGCGTCGACTCGATCACGACGAACCGCGTCGACGTGCTGCACGCGCTGCGGGCGGGGGGAACGGGGTCCGGGCGCTGA
- a CDS encoding adenosine deaminase — protein sequence MTDRLVDPRVPRDLHAFIASLPKAELHVHHVGSASPRIVSELAARHPDSRVPSDPEALVDYFTFTDFAHFIEVYLSVVDLIRTPEDVRLLTYEVARDLARQQVRYAELTITPFSSTRRGIDERAFMDAIEDARKAAEAEFGTVLRWCFDIPGEAGLEAAEETTRLATDDRVRPEGLVSFGLGGPEIGVARPQFKPYFDQAIAAGLRSVPHAGETTGPETVWDALNYLRAERIGHGTSAAQDPKLLAHLAEHRIALEVCPTSNIATRAVRTLDEHPIKEFVRAGVLVTVNSDDPPMFGTDLNNEYAVAARLLDLDERGLAELAKDGVEASFLTEAGKSRIKDEIDAYTSAWLAP from the coding sequence TTGACCGACCGTCTTGTCGACCCTCGCGTACCGCGCGACCTGCACGCGTTCATCGCGTCCCTGCCCAAGGCCGAACTGCACGTTCACCACGTCGGCTCCGCCTCCCCGCGTATCGTCTCGGAACTGGCCGCCCGGCACCCCGACTCCAGGGTTCCCAGCGACCCCGAGGCCCTGGTCGACTACTTCACGTTCACGGACTTCGCCCACTTCATCGAGGTGTACCTGTCGGTCGTCGACCTGATCCGTACCCCGGAGGACGTGCGGCTGCTGACCTACGAGGTGGCCCGTGACCTGGCCCGTCAGCAGGTGCGTTACGCCGAGCTGACGATCACCCCGTTCTCCTCGACCCGGCGCGGTATCGACGAGCGGGCGTTCATGGACGCGATCGAGGACGCGCGCAAGGCGGCCGAGGCGGAGTTCGGGACCGTGCTGCGCTGGTGCTTCGACATTCCCGGCGAGGCCGGGCTCGAGGCGGCCGAGGAGACCACGCGGCTCGCCACCGACGACCGGGTGCGCCCCGAGGGGCTGGTCTCCTTCGGGCTCGGCGGGCCAGAGATCGGCGTGGCGCGGCCGCAGTTCAAGCCGTACTTCGACCAGGCGATCGCCGCCGGGCTGCGGTCGGTGCCGCACGCCGGAGAGACGACCGGCCCGGAGACCGTGTGGGACGCGCTCAACTACCTGCGCGCCGAGCGCATCGGACACGGCACCAGCGCCGCCCAGGACCCGAAGCTGCTCGCCCACCTCGCCGAGCACCGCATCGCGCTGGAGGTCTGCCCGACCTCCAACATCGCCACCCGCGCGGTCCGCACCCTCGACGAACACCCGATCAAGGAGTTCGTGCGGGCCGGGGTCCTGGTGACCGTCAACTCCGACGACCCGCCGATGTTCGGCACCGACCTCAACAACGAGTACGCCGTCGCCGCCCGGCTCCTGGACCTCGACGAGCGGGGTCTGGCCGAGCTGGCCAAGGACGGGGTCGAGGCGTCCTTCCTCACCGAGGCCGGCAAGTCCCGGATCAAGGACGAGATCGACGCGTACACCTCGGCATGGCTCGCCCCCTGA
- a CDS encoding LuxR C-terminal-related transcriptional regulator has product MLSQSRTTHPGTADSADRVPVAVHASDPISREGALSQLRRYPEVLLREESESGPGTVALLVEESLDEAALTRLRRLVRSEGARAVLVVGALRESELLDVIECGVGAIVWRNEATATRLVQAVLAAARGDGDLPADLLGRLISQVGSLHRSAAGRSGAPASGLTPREVDVLRLVAEGLDTGEIASKLSYSERTVKNVMHGLTTRLHLRNRAHAVAHALREGYI; this is encoded by the coding sequence TTGCTCAGCCAATCGCGCACCACACACCCGGGTACGGCCGACTCGGCGGACCGGGTACCCGTGGCGGTGCACGCCTCGGACCCGATCTCGCGGGAGGGAGCGCTCAGCCAGCTGCGCCGGTACCCGGAGGTCCTCCTTCGCGAGGAGAGCGAGTCGGGGCCCGGCACGGTGGCCCTGCTCGTCGAGGAGTCACTCGACGAGGCCGCGCTGACCCGGCTGCGCCGGCTGGTGCGCAGCGAGGGCGCGCGGGCGGTGCTCGTGGTGGGCGCCCTCCGGGAGAGCGAACTGCTCGACGTGATCGAGTGCGGGGTCGGCGCCATCGTGTGGCGCAACGAGGCCACCGCGACCCGCCTGGTGCAGGCCGTGCTCGCGGCCGCCCGCGGTGACGGCGACCTGCCGGCCGATCTGCTCGGCCGGCTCATCAGCCAGGTGGGCTCGCTGCATCGCAGTGCCGCCGGCCGGTCCGGCGCACCGGCCTCGGGGCTGACACCGCGTGAGGTCGACGTCCTGCGGCTGGTCGCCGAGGGACTCGACACCGGAGAGATCGCCAGCAAGCTGTCCTACTCCGAACGGACGGTCAAGAACGTCATGCACGGGCTGACCACCCGACTGCATCTGCGCAACCGTGCCCACGCCGTGGCACATGCCCTGCGGGAAGGCTACATCTGA
- a CDS encoding AAA family ATPase produces MSVPQRELPREHREAVALLAAGAARARAGSGGLVLLRGATGTGRTTVLEAAAEAAATHGMRVLRARCSPGDAGVPFAAVLQLLAPVPGFEQFDTAGDERERAALLRRVLRSYADDSPLLLAVDDIHLADAPSHRWLVESARHVDRLPLPVLLAVTERSQYDIDPPAPGFTHTLSPALVHTHTLAPLTADSAAGLVRARFPSATTPWIDSCVRAGAGSPLLLGALLDDLGAPGRHPTVPETSAALYPGAYPAAVRWWLDSAGPGTAESARVLAALDEGWDRTTVGQPGGDPGCPDEGLAGLLAGLAGADPARVAGWLTAMTGLGVLRPDADGRPRYAHPLLRDAVLAGVPAERRRAAHRAAAEAMLHRGAPTETVARQLLLSGPAGTAWAPAVLQDAASLALRDGRDGDAVVFLRRALEEPLSDERRQRLLTELGSLECAGTDSSAGIPRLSEALRLAGAPQDRVRTAVALSTALAGRGKTRAAVEVLRTVNGQLADHPDIGDRSDLAGTLQSASALLSDQDQTVRGEVYRWLCDTAEHSPRLVGPAARALLVRHAATAGLTSADDAMQRMRTLLAEPAEPLTEPFLLGTAAAVAQWADHLDEAERLVDRGLAGQRPDLLHPMHEALLNVRADIAAARGEYTRLPAEPPVTSDAGPSNAHAHTLIALVETGRAAEAQRLADGFDLRAAPDSWELNRFLYARGVQRAAAGDPAAALHDFLECGRRQGARQVVSPVVTPWRTAAAECRLALGSPREALALATEELRLARVWGTPRTTGRALRVLGTVTGGRRGLELAEEAVRLLRDAPDVAEPELVAALIAQGRQLTAAGERVRARHCLREAAERAERLGAPRLRTLAEEALREGGARRSAGARTGSGSLTGSERRIAQLAADGRTNGEIAGLLHLARRTVETHLTSTYKKLGIRRRNELSQALEMP; encoded by the coding sequence ATGTCCGTACCGCAGCGTGAACTGCCGCGCGAGCACCGGGAAGCCGTCGCGCTGCTGGCGGCCGGAGCCGCGCGGGCCCGGGCCGGCTCGGGCGGCCTGGTGCTGCTGCGCGGGGCCACCGGCACCGGCCGGACCACCGTCCTGGAGGCCGCCGCCGAGGCCGCGGCCACTCACGGCATGCGGGTGCTGCGCGCCCGCTGCTCGCCCGGCGACGCCGGCGTGCCCTTCGCCGCCGTACTCCAACTCCTCGCGCCCGTACCCGGATTCGAGCAGTTCGACACGGCGGGCGACGAACGCGAGCGGGCCGCACTGCTGCGGCGGGTCCTGCGCTCGTACGCCGACGACTCACCACTGTTGCTCGCCGTGGACGACATCCACCTCGCCGACGCCCCCTCGCACCGCTGGCTGGTGGAGTCCGCCCGGCACGTGGACCGATTACCGCTGCCGGTCCTGCTCGCCGTCACCGAACGCAGCCAGTACGACATCGACCCGCCCGCCCCCGGCTTCACCCACACCCTCTCGCCGGCCCTCGTGCACACCCACACCCTCGCCCCGCTCACCGCGGACTCGGCGGCCGGACTGGTGCGTGCGCGGTTCCCGTCGGCCACCACGCCGTGGATCGACAGCTGTGTGCGGGCCGGCGCGGGCAGCCCCCTGCTGCTCGGCGCCCTCCTCGACGACCTCGGCGCCCCCGGCCGGCACCCCACCGTGCCCGAGACGTCCGCCGCGCTGTACCCCGGGGCATACCCGGCGGCCGTGCGCTGGTGGCTGGACAGCGCCGGCCCCGGCACGGCGGAGTCGGCGCGCGTCCTCGCGGCCCTCGACGAGGGATGGGACCGCACGACGGTGGGCCAGCCGGGCGGCGATCCCGGCTGCCCCGACGAGGGCCTCGCCGGCCTGCTCGCCGGACTGGCGGGCGCCGACCCGGCCCGGGTCGCGGGCTGGCTCACCGCCATGACCGGACTCGGCGTGCTGCGCCCCGACGCCGACGGCCGCCCCCGCTACGCCCACCCCCTCCTGCGGGACGCGGTCCTCGCCGGCGTGCCCGCGGAGCGGCGGCGGGCCGCGCACCGGGCGGCCGCCGAGGCGATGCTGCACCGCGGCGCCCCCACCGAGACCGTGGCACGGCAACTGCTGCTGTCCGGCCCGGCCGGCACCGCCTGGGCGCCGGCCGTGCTCCAGGACGCCGCGTCCCTCGCCCTGCGTGACGGCCGCGACGGCGACGCCGTCGTGTTCCTGCGCCGCGCGCTGGAGGAGCCGTTGTCCGACGAACGCAGGCAACGGCTGCTGACCGAGCTGGGCTCCCTGGAGTGCGCCGGCACGGACTCCTCGGCCGGCATACCCCGGCTGTCCGAGGCGCTGCGGCTCGCGGGCGCACCGCAGGACCGGGTACGCACGGCGGTGGCCCTGAGCACCGCGCTCGCCGGGCGCGGCAAGACCCGCGCCGCCGTGGAGGTACTGCGCACGGTGAACGGCCAGCTCGCCGACCACCCCGACATCGGCGACCGCTCCGACCTGGCCGGCACCCTGCAGAGCGCGTCCGCCCTGCTCTCCGACCAGGACCAGACGGTCCGCGGAGAGGTGTACCGGTGGCTGTGCGACACCGCCGAACACTCCCCGCGGCTGGTCGGCCCGGCCGCCCGGGCGCTGCTCGTACGACACGCGGCAACGGCCGGACTGACCTCGGCGGACGACGCGATGCAGCGGATGCGCACCCTGCTCGCCGAGCCGGCCGAACCACTGACCGAGCCCTTCCTGCTCGGCACGGCCGCCGCCGTCGCCCAGTGGGCCGACCACCTCGACGAGGCGGAGCGGCTCGTGGACCGCGGCCTGGCCGGCCAGCGTCCCGACCTGCTGCACCCCATGCACGAGGCGCTGCTCAACGTACGGGCCGACATCGCGGCCGCCCGGGGCGAGTACACGCGGCTGCCCGCCGAGCCCCCCGTCACCTCGGACGCCGGACCCTCCAACGCGCACGCCCACACCCTGATCGCACTCGTGGAGACCGGCCGCGCGGCCGAGGCGCAACGCCTGGCCGACGGCTTCGACCTGCGGGCGGCGCCCGACTCCTGGGAACTGAACCGGTTCCTGTACGCGCGGGGTGTGCAGCGCGCCGCGGCGGGCGATCCGGCGGCGGCCCTGCACGACTTCCTGGAGTGCGGCCGCCGGCAGGGCGCCCGCCAGGTGGTCAGCCCCGTCGTCACACCGTGGCGCACGGCCGCCGCCGAGTGCCGCCTCGCCCTCGGCAGCCCCCGGGAGGCGCTCGCCCTGGCCACGGAGGAGCTGCGGCTGGCCCGGGTGTGGGGCACACCGCGCACGACGGGCCGCGCCCTGCGGGTGCTCGGCACGGTCACCGGCGGCCGCCGGGGCCTGGAGCTCGCCGAGGAGGCCGTACGACTGCTGCGGGACGCCCCCGACGTCGCCGAGCCGGAGTTGGTGGCCGCGCTGATCGCCCAGGGCCGCCAGCTGACCGCCGCCGGAGAACGCGTCCGGGCCCGGCACTGCCTGCGGGAGGCGGCCGAACGCGCCGAACGCCTCGGCGCGCCACGACTGCGGACCCTCGCCGAGGAGGCCCTGCGCGAGGGCGGCGCCCGCCGCTCGGCCGGCGCCCGCACCGGCTCCGGCTCCCTCACCGGCAGCGAGCGGCGCATCGCCCAACTGGCCGCCGACGGCCGCACGAACGGGGAGATCGCCGGTCTGCTGCACCTGGCCCGCCGCACCGTGGAGACCCATCTCACCAGCACCTACAAGAAACTGGGGATACGGCGGCGGAACGAGCTGAGCCAGGCGCTGGAGATGCCCTAG
- a CDS encoding serine hydrolase domain-containing protein produces the protein MRVRRRTVLAASLALALGAGPLAAPALAAPGPAAAHSTATGPDGAALGAAISGLPDADATAALVRVGGTDGSWRGSAGVHDLESGRAADPDARFRAGSTTKVVTAAVVLDLVAEGRVGLGTRVRHYLPELLGPRFAGVTVRQLLNHTSGIPAGDGFGNSFAEQYAHRFDTLSPRDVVASAVAKEREFAPGTQQHYLNINYTVLGLLVEKVTGRSYASEAARRVLRPAGMRDTCFPGTDPRIRGPHNHGYQAVRRDDGTTEFVDVTDWNQADRFAAGDMISTTADLERLVTRLFRGDLVPRPQLREMFTLPARIEGATMSAGLQRFEFGGRVYWLKSGARYGYGTLVAATRDLSRTLVLSVGATDAKGEAMNPVTERIARAALK, from the coding sequence ATGCGGGTCCGTCGCCGTACCGTCCTCGCCGCCTCCCTCGCCCTGGCTCTGGGTGCCGGTCCGCTGGCCGCGCCCGCGTTGGCCGCCCCCGGACCGGCGGCCGCTCACAGCACGGCTACCGGCCCGGACGGCGCCGCCCTGGGCGCCGCGATCTCCGGCCTCCCGGACGCCGACGCGACCGCGGCCCTGGTGCGGGTCGGGGGAACCGACGGCAGCTGGCGCGGCAGCGCGGGGGTGCACGATCTGGAGAGCGGCCGCGCGGCGGACCCGGACGCCCGCTTCCGGGCCGGTTCCACGACGAAGGTGGTGACGGCGGCCGTCGTGCTCGACCTCGTGGCGGAGGGCCGGGTCGGCCTGGGCACGCGGGTGCGGCACTACCTTCCCGAGCTGCTCGGCCCGCGCTTCGCCGGGGTCACCGTGCGGCAGCTGCTGAACCACACCAGCGGCATCCCGGCGGGCGACGGCTTCGGGAACTCCTTCGCGGAGCAGTACGCGCACCGCTTCGACACCCTGTCGCCCCGCGACGTCGTGGCGTCGGCGGTGGCGAAGGAGCGGGAGTTCGCCCCGGGCACCCAGCAGCACTACCTCAACATCAACTACACCGTCCTGGGCCTGCTGGTGGAGAAGGTGACGGGGCGGTCGTACGCCTCGGAGGCCGCCCGGCGGGTGCTGCGCCCCGCCGGTATGCGGGACACCTGCTTCCCCGGCACCGACCCGCGCATCCGCGGCCCGCACAACCACGGCTACCAGGCGGTCCGACGGGACGACGGGACGACGGAGTTCGTCGATGTGACCGACTGGAACCAGGCGGACCGGTTCGCGGCCGGCGACATGATCTCCACCACCGCGGACCTGGAGCGCCTGGTGACCCGTCTGTTCCGCGGCGACCTGGTCCCCCGGCCGCAGCTCCGGGAGATGTTCACCCTCCCGGCGCGGATCGAGGGCGCCACCATGAGCGCCGGCCTCCAGCGCTTCGAGTTCGGCGGCCGGGTCTACTGGCTCAAGTCGGGCGCCCGCTACGGCTACGGCACGCTCGTCGCCGCGACCCGCGACCTGTCCCGCACCCTGGTCCTGTCCGTGGGCGCGACGGACGCGAAGGGTGAGGCGATGAACCCCGTCACCGAGCGGATCGCGCGGGCCGCCCTCAAGTAG
- a CDS encoding DUF4255 domain-containing protein, whose amino-acid sequence MIHEVDEVLKGLLGGGALAGSGIDVALDAPTRDWAARRNAPTINAYLYDIREDVTRRQRGHVPVRDDLDVIVKLRQPPRWFRLSYLVTAWTKQPQDEHRLLSAVMATLIPRELIPPAELPGALGALGLTVPLSVAGIQSESRSLAEIWSALGGELKPSLDLVVTAPFPAYPEYDAGPPVTEGAAIRVRTMDDTPPEAEERAHRPRQVTAAREAREAAVREAREAARAGRGPGRTT is encoded by the coding sequence GTGATCCACGAAGTGGACGAGGTCCTCAAGGGGCTGCTCGGCGGTGGCGCGCTGGCCGGTTCGGGCATCGACGTCGCCCTCGACGCCCCCACCCGCGACTGGGCCGCCCGCCGCAACGCGCCCACCATCAACGCGTATCTGTACGACATCCGGGAGGACGTGACCCGCCGCCAGCGCGGGCACGTGCCGGTACGCGACGACCTGGACGTGATCGTCAAGCTCCGCCAGCCGCCGCGCTGGTTCCGGCTGTCGTATCTGGTGACGGCGTGGACGAAGCAGCCCCAGGACGAACACCGGCTGCTGTCCGCCGTGATGGCCACGCTGATCCCGCGCGAGCTGATCCCACCCGCCGAACTCCCGGGCGCCCTCGGCGCGCTGGGTCTGACGGTGCCGTTGTCGGTGGCCGGCATCCAGTCGGAGTCGCGTTCCCTGGCGGAGATCTGGTCCGCGCTCGGCGGCGAACTCAAGCCGTCCCTCGACCTCGTGGTCACCGCCCCCTTCCCGGCCTATCCGGAGTACGACGCCGGCCCGCCCGTCACCGAGGGCGCCGCGATCCGGGTACGCACCATGGACGACACCCCGCCGGAGGCGGAGGAACGCGCGCACCGGCCACGGCAGGTGACGGCGGCCCGGGAGGCGCGGGAAGCGGCGGTCCGGGAGGCGCGGGAGGCCGCGCGGGCCGGTCGCGGGCCGGGCAGGACGACGTGA
- a CDS encoding AAA family ATPase, with protein MTAQTAAYEVTEAEPAAALLHRVTGLRDRVALLVDHRAADDPTAADPLRGLYLPEDAVRHLLRPAEPAGLAPPDPAEPPHDRLTELAARLDLTELDALLLLIALAPDLDRGFEQFYGYLNDDVSRRRATVALALDLCGLPVHLPAARARLHPAAPLCALGLLVLEEPERPFLSRSLRVPDRLVAHLLGDDTPDAALAGHLLPLTAPVEFREDEEASQDGEFSRFTHRLAARLAAGRPFTAYLRERREGDGVASAAAALHIAGVPALRYSGPEDRVPDLLREARLTGRAVVVTGLPDKPAPLVRELASAADVPVLITGARPYDPEWCDHDPLVLEAPPQRAGAVRAWSAALGEEPGFDLAATVAPYHLAGDHITRAARAARHLAAFDGTPLSPAHLRLAARQQSASGLEQHARRIRPDVDWRDLVLPEQPLGRLHELALRARHRDRVLGDWRLSAGGGRGRGVLGLFAGESGTGKTLSAEVVAAELGLDLYVVQLSSVVDKYLGETEKNLERIFTEADRTDAVLLFDEADAVFGKRSEVKDSHDRYANMESAYLLQRLESFDGIALLTTNLRANIDEAFTRRLDLIVDFPFPDAGQRGALWRHSLTHVPCVQDIELGTVAADFELAGGSIRSAVVTAAYLAAGRDDLVTAADLLEGARREYRKAGRLVPGEGAW; from the coding sequence GTGACCGCACAGACCGCGGCGTACGAGGTGACGGAGGCAGAACCGGCCGCCGCCCTCCTCCACCGGGTGACCGGCCTGCGGGACCGCGTCGCCCTGCTGGTCGACCACCGCGCCGCCGACGACCCCACGGCCGCCGACCCGCTGCGCGGCCTGTACCTGCCGGAGGACGCCGTACGGCATCTGCTGCGTCCGGCGGAACCCGCGGGGCTCGCCCCGCCGGACCCGGCCGAGCCGCCGCACGACCGCCTGACCGAACTCGCCGCGCGCCTGGACCTGACCGAACTCGACGCCCTGCTGCTGCTGATCGCCCTCGCCCCCGACCTGGACCGCGGGTTCGAGCAGTTCTACGGCTATCTCAACGACGACGTGAGCCGGCGGCGGGCCACCGTCGCGCTCGCCCTCGACCTGTGCGGCCTCCCCGTCCACCTGCCCGCCGCACGCGCCCGGCTGCATCCCGCGGCCCCGCTGTGCGCGCTCGGACTGCTCGTGCTGGAGGAACCCGAACGGCCTTTCCTCAGCCGTTCGTTGCGGGTACCCGACCGGCTCGTGGCGCACCTGCTCGGCGACGACACCCCCGACGCGGCACTCGCCGGCCACCTTCTCCCGCTGACCGCGCCCGTGGAGTTCCGCGAGGACGAGGAGGCAAGCCAGGACGGCGAGTTCAGCCGTTTCACGCACCGGCTCGCCGCCCGGCTGGCCGCCGGTCGCCCGTTCACCGCCTATCTCCGCGAGCGCCGCGAGGGCGACGGAGTCGCGTCGGCCGCGGCCGCCCTGCACATCGCCGGCGTCCCCGCGCTGCGCTACTCGGGCCCCGAGGACCGCGTACCCGACCTGCTGCGGGAGGCGCGGCTGACCGGCCGCGCGGTCGTCGTCACCGGCCTGCCGGACAAACCCGCCCCGCTGGTCCGCGAGTTGGCCTCGGCCGCCGACGTACCCGTGCTGATCACCGGGGCGCGCCCCTACGACCCCGAGTGGTGCGACCACGATCCCCTGGTCCTGGAGGCGCCCCCGCAGCGCGCGGGCGCGGTCCGCGCCTGGTCGGCCGCCCTCGGCGAGGAGCCCGGCTTCGACCTCGCGGCCACCGTCGCCCCGTACCACCTCGCGGGCGACCACATCACCCGGGCCGCCCGCGCCGCCCGGCACCTGGCCGCCTTCGACGGCACCCCCCTCAGCCCGGCCCACCTGCGTCTCGCCGCCCGCCAGCAGTCCGCCTCGGGTCTGGAGCAGCACGCCCGAAGGATCCGGCCCGACGTCGACTGGCGGGACCTCGTGCTGCCCGAGCAGCCGCTGGGCCGGCTGCACGAACTCGCCCTGCGCGCCCGCCACCGCGACCGGGTCCTCGGCGACTGGCGGCTCAGCGCGGGCGGCGGCCGCGGCCGGGGTGTCCTCGGCCTGTTCGCGGGCGAGTCCGGCACCGGCAAGACGCTCTCGGCGGAGGTGGTCGCGGCGGAACTGGGCCTGGACCTCTACGTGGTCCAGCTGTCGTCCGTGGTCGACAAGTACCTCGGCGAGACCGAGAAGAACCTGGAACGCATCTTCACCGAGGCCGACCGCACCGACGCCGTCCTCCTCTTCGACGAGGCCGACGCCGTGTTCGGCAAACGGTCCGAGGTGAAGGACTCGCACGACCGCTACGCCAACATGGAGAGCGCCTACCTGCTCCAGCGGCTGGAGTCCTTCGACGGCATCGCCCTGCTCACCACCAACCTGCGCGCCAACATCGACGAGGCGTTCACCCGGCGCCTGGACCTGATCGTCGACTTCCCGTTCCCCGACGCCGGCCAGCGCGGCGCCCTGTGGCGGCACAGCCTCACCCACGTACCCTGCGTGCAGGACATCGAACTCGGCACGGTGGCCGCCGACTTCGAGCTGGCGGGCGGTTCCATCCGCAGCGCCGTGGTCACCGCCGCGTATCTCGCCGCCGGCCGCGACGACCTCGTCACCGCGGCCGACCTCCTGGAGGGCGCCCGCCGCGAGTACCGCAAGGCGGGCCGCCTGGTGCCGGGTGAGGGTGCCTGGTAG
- a CDS encoding RNA polymerase sigma factor has protein sequence METQHWRSTIAAAQAGDRQALDELVAGWLPLVYNIVGRALNGHADVDDVVQETMLRAVGNLGSLRDPDSFRSWLVAIAMRQIRDRARRRTPARLDESAAHEATDFAELTVLRLRLEGQRREVAEAVRWLDDEDRQLLSLWWLEVAGELTRRELAAAVGISRQHAAVRVQRMKERLETSRGIVRALDGACPDLRELTGRWNGRPDSVWRKRLARHIRGCAYCGDAREPVVPAERLLVGIALVPVPVGFTLSLALGGKTAVAATSVGWSAKVLSALAKPAVAMTAGATLVAGGAYVVTRTPDDPPPHAATAPTATRTPRPPSPPVAPTTSESVAASPSASPSATRAKAELYGTVVDAVDRAPDPDARPAALPHRPASGITSTGGAKAVMNHRGDGVTLTGQGYVLVRWQISPQYRSGALVMPSWTGLEGRLFHVASGGGRRMDDPTGDDTTGMGGPDTGYTVLPAGTQQMWQNEYFYLDGTVTLTVNERGADYGLAVFPSSWDAADKDVETGPAQGAIRYGLVRDTGKDTAPVPQYATRTTPTDPATVPQRSRL, from the coding sequence GTGGAGACTCAGCACTGGCGCTCGACCATCGCGGCCGCGCAGGCCGGCGACCGGCAGGCGCTGGACGAGCTGGTCGCGGGTTGGCTGCCGCTGGTCTACAACATCGTCGGCCGCGCCCTCAACGGCCACGCCGACGTCGACGACGTCGTCCAGGAGACGATGCTGCGCGCCGTCGGCAACCTCGGCTCGCTGCGCGACCCGGACAGCTTCCGGTCCTGGCTGGTGGCGATCGCCATGCGGCAGATCCGGGACCGGGCTCGCCGCAGGACGCCCGCCCGGCTCGACGAGTCGGCGGCGCACGAGGCCACCGACTTCGCCGAACTCACCGTGCTGCGGCTCCGGTTGGAGGGCCAGCGGCGCGAGGTCGCCGAAGCCGTGCGCTGGCTCGACGACGAGGACCGGCAGCTCCTGTCGCTGTGGTGGCTGGAGGTCGCGGGTGAACTCACCCGGCGCGAGCTGGCGGCCGCCGTCGGCATCAGCCGGCAGCACGCCGCCGTGCGCGTCCAGCGGATGAAGGAACGCCTGGAGACCTCACGCGGCATCGTCCGGGCCCTCGACGGCGCCTGCCCGGACCTGCGCGAGCTGACCGGCCGCTGGAACGGACGGCCCGACTCCGTGTGGCGCAAGCGGCTGGCCCGGCACATCCGGGGGTGCGCCTACTGCGGCGACGCCCGCGAGCCGGTCGTACCGGCGGAACGTCTGCTCGTCGGCATCGCGCTGGTCCCGGTGCCCGTCGGCTTCACCCTGTCGCTGGCGCTCGGCGGCAAGACGGCGGTGGCCGCCACGTCGGTCGGCTGGTCCGCCAAGGTGCTGAGCGCGCTGGCCAAACCAGCCGTCGCCATGACGGCCGGCGCGACTCTCGTCGCGGGTGGCGCCTACGTCGTCACCCGAACGCCCGACGACCCGCCGCCGCACGCCGCCACCGCCCCCACCGCGACCCGCACGCCCCGCCCGCCGTCGCCCCCGGTCGCTCCGACCACCTCCGAGTCCGTCGCCGCCTCGCCTTCCGCGTCGCCGTCGGCGACCCGGGCGAAGGCCGAGCTGTACGGCACGGTCGTCGACGCCGTCGACCGGGCCCCCGACCCGGACGCGCGGCCGGCGGCCCTGCCGCACCGTCCCGCGTCCGGGATCACCAGCACCGGCGGGGCCAAGGCCGTCATGAACCACCGCGGGGACGGTGTGACCCTCACCGGGCAGGGCTACGTCCTGGTGCGCTGGCAGATCTCCCCGCAGTACCGGTCCGGCGCGCTCGTCATGCCGTCCTGGACCGGTCTCGAGGGCAGGCTCTTCCACGTGGCGTCCGGCGGCGGCCGTCGGATGGACGACCCCACCGGCGACGACACCACCGGCATGGGCGGCCCCGACACCGGTTACACCGTCCTGCCGGCCGGCACCCAGCAGATGTGGCAGAACGAGTACTTCTACCTCGACGGCACCGTCACCCTCACCGTGAACGAACGGGGCGCCGACTACGGCCTGGCCGTCTTCCCGTCCAGCTGGGACGCGGCGGACAAGGACGTCGAGACCGGCCCCGCGCAGGGCGCGATCCGCTACGGCCTGGTCCGCGACACCGGCAAGGACACCGCCCCCGTACCCCAGTACGCCACCCGCACGACCCCGACCGACCCGGCGACGGTGCCGCAGCGATCCCGTCTCTGA